From the Thermus brockianus genome, the window GGAGGACGAGAGCGGCGAACGCCAGGGCGAGGAGCGCCTGCTGCGCCACCCGGACCCCCAGGATCTCCACGAAGCCGGGCAGGAGGGCTGGCACGGAACGGAAGTGCCCCCCGAAAAGGAGGAGGAGAACCTCTTGGAGGAGGAGGGCTATGGCGATGGTAACGATGAGGATGGTGGCCTCGTGTTCCCGCAAAGGCTCAAGGAAAAACCTGTAGGCGAGGAGGGCAAGGCCCAGGACCAAAAGGGCGGCGAGGAAGGCGGCGGGGAGGAAGCCCGTGTATCCCAGGAGGAATAAGAGGGCATAAGAGGCGGCCATGTAAAAGGCCGTATGGGCTAGGTTGAGGATGCGGGCCACCCCGTAGGTGAGGGCGAATCCCAGGGCCAACATGCCGTAGATCCCGCTTAGGACCAGCCCGTTGACCAAGATGGCGGCGAGCATCTACCGCCTCCAGGCCTCCACCACCCAGGGAGGGAGCTGGTAGGGCCGCACGCCCGCATACCCCACCACCCGGTCCCCCGCGCGCCAAGCCCGGGGCCAGAAGGCCTGCATCCGGTTCCCCACCCACTGGACGCCCAGGCCCGTGGTGTACCCAGGGCCCCAGGTGACGTCATGCACCTTGTCAAAGACAATCCTGCCCGAGGGGCCCACGTGGTCCGTGGCCTCGAGGGCCTTGACCACCGCCTCGGCTTCCAGGCTCCCCGCCCGGAGGATGGCCTCCTTCAGGAGGTGGAGGGCCACGTAGGCCCCGCTGGCCGTGTAGATGGGGAAGCGCTT encodes:
- a CDS encoding ABC transporter permease subunit → MLAAILVNGLVLSGIYGMLALGFALTYGVARILNLAHTAFYMAASYALLFLLGYTGFLPAAFLAALLVLGLALLAYRFFLEPLREHEATILIVTIAIALLLQEVLLLLFGGHFRSVPALLPGFVEILGVRVAQQALLALAFAALVLLLAWAFLKGSRVGLAIRAAAQDMEAAELVGVSLSRAGYWAVGLGALLATLAGLAVAPMATLEPHMWTAPLLVVLAAVVLGGLGSLLGALLGALILAFAEVVVVNLVPGGAFLRTAVALLVLVLVLVFKPEGLFGASFAEER